A genomic segment from Leptolyngbya boryana PCC 6306 encodes:
- a CDS encoding slr1306 family protein — MTSSWQRSLILGGVGATLSLWFLENLTHTLGDWLPAIVIGSGIAWVVLKFQQSDTPKIRVEPVSLNKVQTELVEAKGLLDQLAIESQDLSIDGSAQQLSDLRSQIQNITADLKRDEIRFAVMGGKSVGKTMLMNLLEIKWARGISQKLILQDTPELFAATEGGIIAERDAWKLARSADVILFMTTGDLTATEFQAIQKITSVGKRLVLVFNKQDQYLPEEQKIVLEQLRERVDGILSPQDVIGIATNPKSLKIRQHRSDGTFKEWMEKVEPQILPLLERLNQILIQEGKQLVLSSSLSNVTAVQAEAKSALNRIRRDRAMPRIDQAQWIVAGTAFANPFPALDLLATAAINGQMVMDLSNLYQRKFTLEQAKTVAATMAGVMVKLGLVEVSTQAIAAIMKTNAITFVAGGLIQGVSAAYLTRLAGLTLIEYFEGESSEEIKPDILQQIMEKVFEQNRRLPFMQMFVKQAVDRLVKTPLSASAPVPTPTPLDGLPAPQEAPLEIGAKLEKDVNSEIAKSDEPKLLEIPEVSLVEIN; from the coding sequence ATGACTAGTTCGTGGCAGCGATCGTTAATCTTAGGGGGTGTCGGCGCAACGCTTTCACTCTGGTTCCTCGAAAATTTGACGCATACCTTGGGAGATTGGCTGCCCGCGATTGTCATTGGGAGTGGAATTGCTTGGGTCGTTCTAAAATTTCAACAGAGCGATACACCTAAGATTCGAGTCGAGCCAGTTTCGCTCAATAAAGTTCAGACTGAATTAGTTGAAGCGAAAGGATTATTAGATCAGCTCGCGATCGAGTCGCAAGATTTATCGATTGATGGCAGTGCTCAGCAATTGTCTGATCTACGATCGCAAATTCAAAACATCACAGCAGACCTGAAGCGTGATGAAATTCGATTTGCCGTGATGGGCGGTAAATCAGTTGGCAAAACCATGCTGATGAATTTGCTAGAGATCAAATGGGCAAGAGGCATTTCACAAAAGCTAATTTTGCAGGATACACCTGAACTCTTTGCGGCAACGGAAGGCGGAATTATTGCAGAGCGGGATGCGTGGAAATTAGCGCGATCGGCAGATGTCATTTTATTTATGACCACGGGTGATTTGACAGCAACGGAATTTCAAGCCATTCAAAAAATTACTTCTGTGGGTAAACGGCTAGTTTTGGTATTCAACAAACAGGATCAGTACTTACCAGAGGAGCAAAAAATCGTTTTAGAGCAATTGCGTGAACGAGTTGATGGCATTCTCAGCCCACAAGATGTCATTGGAATTGCAACCAATCCAAAATCTTTGAAAATCCGACAACATCGATCAGACGGCACATTCAAGGAATGGATGGAGAAAGTCGAACCGCAGATTCTGCCCTTACTGGAGCGGTTAAATCAAATTCTCATCCAGGAAGGGAAGCAACTTGTTTTGTCTAGTTCTCTTAGCAATGTGACTGCGGTTCAGGCAGAAGCGAAATCAGCGTTAAATCGAATTCGACGCGATCGCGCAATGCCCCGAATTGATCAAGCGCAATGGATTGTGGCAGGTACAGCATTTGCCAATCCATTTCCAGCATTGGATCTGTTAGCAACTGCTGCTATCAACGGTCAGATGGTAATGGATCTGAGTAATTTGTATCAGCGCAAATTCACGTTAGAACAAGCGAAGACTGTCGCTGCGACGATGGCAGGTGTGATGGTGAAATTGGGGCTAGTGGAGGTTTCTACACAAGCGATCGCGGCAATTATGAAAACGAATGCGATCACCTTTGTCGCAGGTGGATTGATTCAGGGCGTGAGTGCAGCGTATTTGACCAGATTAGCTGGATTAACGTTGATTGAATATTTTGAAGGGGAATCATCAGAAGAGATTAAGCCTGACATTCTGCAACAGATTATGGAGAAAGTCTTTGAGCAGAATCGACGATTGCCGTTTATGCAGATGTTTGTCAAACAGGCAGTTGATCGTTTGGTGAAAACGCCGCTTTCTGCTTCTGCGCCTGTCCCAACTCCAACTCCGCTAGATGGGTTGCCTGCTCCACAGGAAGCTCCTTTAGAAATCGGAGCAAAGCTAGAGAAAGATGTGAACTCGGAAATAGCAAAATCGGATGAACCAAAGCTTTTAGAAATTCCTGAAGTTTCT
- a CDS encoding alpha/beta fold hydrolase: MAYISVNGFNHYYEWLTESGNQPSGKPVLVFVHGWGGSARYWESTARSLCPHFDCLLYDMRGFGRSRMDDAPESTYELDIYVRDLAGLLVALRLQKVSLNAHSTGSSIAVLFLNRYAEFVDRAILTCSGIFEYQEKAFKAFHKFGGYVVKFRYPWLYSLPFTDRLFMQRFLHQSVPREMSRAFLDDFLMADEPAALGTMFSAVSQEAAETMPGEFSRITVPTLLISGEYDKIIPAEMGRQAAALSDHIQHVVIPNTAHFPMLEDPTTYLRYVTEFLEVSSPAVL, encoded by the coding sequence ATGGCTTACATCTCTGTAAACGGTTTTAATCACTACTACGAATGGCTTACTGAATCGGGAAATCAGCCGAGCGGTAAGCCTGTTTTAGTTTTTGTGCATGGTTGGGGAGGGTCGGCGCGCTATTGGGAAAGTACGGCTCGATCGCTCTGTCCGCATTTCGATTGTTTGCTATACGATATGCGCGGATTTGGGCGATCGAGAATGGACGATGCGCCTGAATCAACGTATGAACTAGATATCTATGTTCGAGATTTAGCAGGATTACTCGTGGCACTGCGGCTTCAGAAAGTGAGTCTGAATGCGCATTCGACCGGCTCGTCAATCGCCGTTTTATTCCTGAATCGGTATGCGGAATTCGTCGATCGAGCAATTCTCACCTGTAGCGGCATTTTTGAATACCAAGAAAAAGCGTTCAAAGCATTTCATAAATTTGGCGGCTACGTTGTGAAATTTCGCTATCCGTGGCTCTATAGTTTGCCTTTCACTGATCGACTCTTTATGCAGCGCTTTCTCCATCAGTCTGTGCCCAGGGAAATGAGCCGAGCATTTCTAGACGATTTCTTAATGGCAGACGAACCTGCTGCACTCGGAACGATGTTTTCTGCGGTGAGTCAAGAAGCAGCGGAGACAATGCCAGGGGAGTTCTCTCGAATTACCGTTCCAACGTTGTTAATCTCAGGAGAATACGACAAAATTATTCCGGCTGAAATGGGCAGACAGGCGGCAGCATTAAGCGACCACATTCAGCATGTTGTGATTCCGAACACGGCTCATTTCCCGATGTTGGAAGACCCAACAACTTATTTGCGGTATGTGACTGAGTTCTTAGAGGTTTCAAGTCCAGCCGTTCTATGA
- the cofG gene encoding 7,8-didemethyl-8-hydroxy-5-deazariboflavin synthase subunit CofG: MKAITYSSAYTIVPTYECFNRCTYCNFRTDPGQDEWMSLAQAEHILQRLDHVVELLILSGEVHPNSARRASWFDRIFDLCKLALSMGFLPHTNAGILSFDEMAKLKTVNVSMGLMLEQMTPTLLESVHRHAPSKLPEVRLQQLAWAGELQIPFTTGLLLGIGESERDRIETLVAIANIHEQYKHIQEVILQPYSPGQKESLSQAAFQPRQLIQLIKIARSILPDTISIQIPPNLVAEDLIACLDAGAQDLGGISPHDEVNPDYPHPKVEALRQQLEPQSYHLVQRLPIYPQYDRWLADDLRAAVEHHRTAGLETSKNSVTYRK; this comes from the coding sequence ATGAAAGCGATTACCTATAGTTCGGCTTACACGATTGTTCCAACCTACGAATGTTTTAATCGCTGTACGTATTGCAATTTTCGTACTGATCCGGGTCAGGATGAATGGATGAGTTTGGCACAAGCCGAGCATATTTTGCAACGATTAGACCATGTTGTCGAACTACTAATCTTGAGCGGCGAAGTCCATCCAAACAGTGCAAGACGCGCTTCTTGGTTCGATCGCATTTTCGATCTTTGCAAATTAGCGCTATCGATGGGATTTCTCCCGCATACCAATGCGGGAATTCTCAGCTTTGATGAGATGGCAAAGCTAAAAACCGTCAATGTTTCAATGGGGCTAATGCTAGAACAAATGACCCCAACCTTACTCGAATCTGTCCATCGCCATGCACCGAGCAAATTACCTGAGGTGAGATTGCAGCAGTTAGCCTGGGCTGGTGAATTGCAGATTCCGTTCACAACTGGGTTATTACTCGGGATTGGGGAGAGTGAACGCGATCGCATTGAGACATTAGTCGCGATCGCGAACATTCACGAACAATACAAGCACATTCAAGAAGTCATTCTCCAGCCTTACAGTCCTGGACAAAAAGAGAGCCTTTCTCAAGCTGCTTTTCAGCCTAGGCAGCTCATTCAACTGATTAAAATTGCACGATCGATCTTGCCAGATACAATTTCAATTCAGATTCCACCGAACTTGGTCGCAGAGGATTTGATTGCCTGCTTAGACGCAGGTGCGCAGGATTTGGGTGGGATTAGCCCGCATGATGAAGTTAATCCCGATTATCCGCATCCTAAAGTTGAGGCGCTGAGACAACAGCTTGAGCCGCAGAGCTATCACTTAGTGCAGCGCCTGCCCATCTATCCGCAGTACGATCGCTGGTTAGCTGACGACCTCAGAGCCGCAGTTGAGCATCATAGAACGGCTGGACTTGAAACCTCTAAGAACTCAGTCACATACCGCAAATAA
- a CDS encoding helix-turn-helix transcriptional regulator: MTARLFSVSSDSQFVFTPNLQKRSSRRSQRKQLNTNKQQRLRSVESPDFSRNFISQDALWAVLLDTMPVGMMVLTDELQVFYCNESAKHLCHRLEPNNSIPALVRSLCERLLAEGFVIPDPLIMEYQDGANKLFRLQVRWLNLAERTFFLVHLEDCFALLQEELTIEQVKYDFTEREAEVWCLLRQKYSYQEIADFLKITLNTVKTHVKNIYAKRKSIGNQQQIWYSR; encoded by the coding sequence ATGACTGCCCGCCTTTTTTCTGTTTCATCGGATTCTCAGTTTGTATTCACGCCTAATCTGCAAAAGAGATCGTCTCGGCGTTCTCAGAGAAAACAACTCAATACTAATAAGCAGCAGCGATTACGATCGGTTGAATCACCCGATTTCAGTCGTAATTTCATTAGCCAGGATGCACTATGGGCAGTTTTGTTAGATACGATGCCAGTGGGGATGATGGTGCTCACCGATGAATTACAAGTGTTTTACTGCAATGAGTCAGCAAAGCACTTATGTCATCGTTTAGAACCCAATAACTCTATACCAGCGTTAGTTCGTTCGCTCTGTGAACGATTGCTAGCAGAAGGATTTGTCATACCAGACCCCCTCATAATGGAGTATCAAGATGGAGCCAATAAACTCTTTCGATTACAGGTTCGCTGGCTAAATTTAGCTGAACGGACATTCTTTCTCGTTCATTTAGAAGACTGTTTTGCCTTGTTACAGGAAGAATTGACGATCGAACAAGTAAAATACGATTTCACCGAACGAGAAGCCGAAGTTTGGTGTTTGTTGCGGCAAAAGTATTCATATCAAGAGATTGCAGACTTTCTAAAAATCACATTGAATACGGTCAAGACCCACGTTAAGAATATTTATGCAAAACGCAAGAGCATAGGGAACCAACAGCAAATTTGGTATTCCAGATAG
- a CDS encoding KGGVGR-motif variant AAA ATPase — protein MNKGNIVTFYSYKGGVGRTFALASIGVLLAQWGFKVLCIDWDLEAPGLHLYFSPWIKDPNQSGLTELIQAHVNEENPRWQDFVTTVDLPDAQHPLSLVTAGLQNDSYLQRMQQLDWDALYQAEDLGIFLEELREDWKQQFDFVLIDSRTGITDIGGICTIQMPDFLVLLFTANVQSLYGAIDVAQRAKRLRDLLPFDRSKLLVLPVVTRFESRVEYELAQEWLEIFSTQLAPLFEDWISREVTTSELLNFTKIPYVPYWSFGEKIPVIEEGTKDLESIGFTLETLAALLGGELGETEQLVKNRSSYINRIQQVQNTAIISKSPPKNDLRLFFSYSHRDEELAKELMVHLQALKRRGIIDTWHDREITPGSTWLREIDEQMNEADLILLLISPSFLASDYPYEKEIEQAIMRHQRGEAVVIPIIVRPVDWQASPFANLQALPRNAQPITTWSDQDEAFLNISMGIRKAAEHLITRKSKI, from the coding sequence ATGAATAAAGGCAATATTGTTACCTTCTACTCATACAAAGGAGGGGTAGGTCGGACTTTCGCCCTAGCTAGTATTGGAGTACTCTTGGCTCAATGGGGATTTAAAGTTCTCTGTATTGACTGGGATCTTGAAGCGCCAGGACTTCATTTATATTTTTCACCATGGATTAAAGACCCTAATCAATCTGGCTTAACAGAATTGATCCAAGCTCATGTAAATGAAGAAAATCCTAGATGGCAGGATTTTGTCACAACCGTTGATCTCCCTGATGCACAACATCCCTTATCGCTTGTCACAGCAGGACTTCAAAATGATTCTTATCTTCAACGGATGCAGCAATTAGATTGGGATGCTCTTTATCAAGCTGAAGATTTAGGAATTTTCTTGGAAGAATTACGTGAAGACTGGAAACAGCAATTTGATTTTGTGTTGATCGATAGCCGTACAGGAATAACGGATATTGGCGGAATTTGCACAATTCAAATGCCAGATTTTTTAGTCTTGTTGTTTACAGCAAATGTCCAAAGCCTTTATGGAGCGATCGACGTTGCCCAACGAGCGAAACGGTTAAGAGACCTTTTGCCTTTCGATCGCTCGAAACTCTTAGTTCTTCCAGTTGTTACTCGGTTTGAATCTAGAGTTGAGTACGAACTGGCACAAGAATGGCTAGAAATTTTCTCAACCCAATTAGCTCCACTATTTGAAGACTGGATTAGCCGAGAAGTTACCACATCTGAATTATTAAACTTTACAAAAATTCCATATGTTCCTTATTGGAGCTTTGGAGAGAAAATCCCAGTCATTGAAGAAGGGACAAAAGATCTAGAAAGTATTGGATTTACCCTTGAAACTCTAGCCGCTCTTTTAGGAGGCGAACTTGGTGAGACAGAACAACTCGTGAAGAATCGTAGTTCTTATATTAATCGCATTCAACAGGTTCAAAACACAGCAATCATCAGCAAGTCTCCACCAAAAAACGACCTCCGTCTCTTTTTTAGTTACTCTCATCGGGATGAAGAGTTAGCAAAAGAACTCATGGTACATCTTCAAGCTCTAAAACGGCGAGGCATTATTGATACATGGCATGATAGAGAAATTACTCCAGGTAGCACATGGCTGCGAGAGATTGACGAACAGATGAATGAAGCTGATCTTATTCTCTTATTGATTAGTCCTTCATTCCTAGCTTCTGACTATCCATATGAGAAAGAAATTGAGCAGGCAATAATGCGTCACCAAAGAGGAGAGGCTGTAGTGATACCTATCATTGTCCGTCCCGTCGATTGGCAAGCATCACCTTTTGCCAACCTACAAGCTTTACCTAGAAATGCTCAACCAATTACAACGTGGTCAGACCAAGATGAGGCGTTTTTAAATATAAGCATGGGTATACGAAAAGCAGCAGAACACTTAATAACAAGAAAGAGCAAAATCTAG
- a CDS encoding toll/interleukin-1 receptor domain-containing protein produces the protein MSQDSTAQDYIYDVFISYRRKGPSGDWVRNHFFPLLEAWLPESLPYEPKIFIDKTEIETGTDWEFVLEQALRTSRCLIPIWSPSYFRSTWCLAEWQSMRAREQQCGFKTATNPNGLIYPIVFHDGEHFPPEAKATQQKDLKKWNSSYPSFIETRGIVELEREVQVICAEIAVMLETAPLWQNDFPVVTPNVDSTINVQLPRLK, from the coding sequence TTGAGCCAAGATTCTACAGCACAAGACTATATTTATGACGTTTTCATTAGTTACCGTCGTAAAGGCCCTTCAGGAGATTGGGTTAGAAATCACTTCTTTCCTCTTCTGGAGGCTTGGTTACCAGAGTCTTTACCCTATGAGCCTAAGATTTTTATCGATAAAACGGAAATTGAAACCGGAACAGATTGGGAATTTGTTCTTGAGCAAGCGCTCAGAACTTCACGCTGTTTAATTCCGATTTGGTCGCCCAGTTATTTTCGATCGACATGGTGTCTTGCAGAATGGCAGAGTATGAGAGCTAGAGAGCAACAATGTGGTTTCAAAACAGCAACGAATCCAAATGGACTAATTTATCCAATCGTGTTTCACGACGGTGAGCATTTTCCGCCCGAAGCAAAAGCAACGCAACAGAAAGATCTCAAAAAATGGAATAGCTCATACCCTTCTTTTATTGAGACTAGAGGTATTGTTGAGTTAGAGCGAGAAGTTCAAGTCATTTGTGCAGAAATTGCGGTCATGTTGGAAACTGCTCCGCTTTGGCAGAATGACTTTCCAGTCGTCACTCCAAATGTCGATTCAACCATAAACGTTCAATTGCCGAGGTTGAAATGA
- the psbA gene encoding photosystem II q(b) protein, which translates to MTTTLQRRESANLWAQFCNWVTSTENRLYVGWFGVLMIPTLLAATICYIIAFIAAPPVDIDGIREPVAGSLLYGNNIISGAVVPSSNAIGLHFYPIWEAASLDEWLYNGGPYQLVVFHFLIGVFCYMGREWELSYRLGMRPWICVAYSAPVAAATAVFLIYPIGQGSFSDGMPLGISGTFNFMLVFQAEHNILMHPFHMLGVAGVFGGSLFSAMHGSLVTSSLVRETTEVESQNYGYKFGQEEETYNIVAAHGYFGRLIFQYASFNNSRALHFFLGAWPVVGIWFTALGVSTMAFNLNGFNFNQSIIDSQGRVVSTWSDVINRANLGMEVMHERNAHNFPLDLAAGEVAPVAMSAPAING; encoded by the coding sequence ATGACAACGACCTTACAGAGACGCGAAAGCGCAAACCTGTGGGCGCAGTTCTGCAACTGGGTCACCTCCACCGAAAACCGCCTGTATGTAGGCTGGTTCGGCGTATTGATGATCCCCACCTTGCTGGCTGCAACCATCTGCTACATCATTGCCTTCATCGCTGCTCCTCCTGTGGACATCGACGGCATCCGTGAACCTGTTGCAGGTTCCTTGCTCTACGGCAACAACATCATCTCTGGTGCAGTTGTTCCTTCCTCGAACGCAATTGGCTTGCACTTCTACCCAATTTGGGAAGCAGCATCCTTAGATGAGTGGTTGTACAACGGTGGTCCTTACCAACTCGTCGTATTCCACTTCTTGATCGGCGTCTTCTGCTACATGGGACGTGAGTGGGAACTTTCCTACCGTCTCGGCATGCGTCCTTGGATCTGTGTTGCATACTCTGCACCTGTTGCAGCAGCAACCGCAGTCTTCTTGATCTACCCGATTGGGCAAGGATCGTTCTCCGACGGTATGCCCCTCGGAATCTCTGGAACCTTCAACTTCATGTTGGTCTTCCAAGCAGAGCACAACATCTTGATGCACCCGTTCCACATGTTGGGCGTAGCTGGTGTATTCGGTGGTAGCTTGTTCTCGGCAATGCACGGTTCGTTGGTCACTTCTTCGTTGGTACGTGAGACCACTGAAGTTGAGAGCCAAAACTACGGTTACAAGTTTGGACAAGAAGAAGAGACCTACAACATCGTTGCAGCACACGGCTACTTCGGACGGTTGATCTTCCAATACGCATCGTTCAACAACTCTCGCGCACTGCACTTCTTCTTGGGTGCATGGCCGGTCGTCGGCATCTGGTTCACCGCATTGGGCGTGTCCACGATGGCGTTCAACCTGAACGGATTCAACTTCAACCAATCGATCATCGACTCGCAAGGTCGTGTGGTGAGCACCTGGTCTGATGTAATCAACCGTGCGAACCTGGGTATGGAAGTAATGCACGAGCGTAACGCTCACAACTTCCCGCTCGACTTGGCTGCTGGTGAAGTTGCACCTGTTGCAATGAGCGCACCTGCAATCAACGGTTAA